In Choloepus didactylus isolate mChoDid1 chromosome 6, mChoDid1.pri, whole genome shotgun sequence, one DNA window encodes the following:
- the LOC119537192 gene encoding olfactory receptor 52B4-like yields MTTLNHSGVSHTVFRLLGIPGLEDQHMWISILFFISYVIALLGNSLLIFNILTKHSLHEPMYLFLCMLARADVLSTSTVPQDLAIFWFIPGEISLDCCITQLFFIHSTFISESGILLMMAFDCYIAICYPLRYTILTHSLIGKLGLMIFLRSYGTIFPIVFLLKRLTFCQSNVIPHTFCEHTGLAKYACNDIQVNIWHGLLVMVSTVILDVLLIFVSYLLILYAVFHMPSCDAHHKAFNTCGSHICIIILFYGPRMFTTLTQWFGHHIPPHIHILLANVCILVPPMLNPIIYVIKTKQILDQVVHVLFTR; encoded by the coding sequence ATGACTACCTTAAACCATAGTGGGGTCAGCCATACAGTCTTCCGCTTGCTGGGCATCCCTGGCCTAGAGGACCAGCACATGTGGATTTCCATCCTCTTCTTCATTTCCTATGTCATTGCCCTGCTTGGGAACAGCCTGCTAATCTTCAATATCCTCACAAAGCACAGCCTCCATGAACCCATGTACCTCTTCCTCTGCATGCTGGCCAGAGCAGATGTTCTCTCTACATCCACAGTACCTCAGGACTTGGCCATCTTCTGGTTCATTCCTGGGGAGATCTCCCTAGATTGCTGCATCACTCAGCTCTTTTTCATCCATTCAACCTTCATCTCTGAGTCAGGGATCTTGCTGATGATGGCATTTGACTGCTACATTGCCATATGCTACCCACTGAGATACACAATTCTTACACACAGCCTGATTGGAAAACTTGGATTGATGATATTTCTGAGAAGTTATGGCACAATTTTCCCCATagtatttcttctgaaaagactGACTTTCTGCCAAAGTAATGTCATTCCACACACCTTTTGTGAACACACTGGCTTGGCCAAGTATGCTTGTAATGACATTCAAGTGAACATCTGGCATGGGCTTTTGGTCATGGTGTCAACAGTTATCTTagatgttttgttaatttttgtttcctatcTGCTGATTCTCTATGCCGTGTTCCACATGCCTTCCTGTGATGCTCATCACAAAGCTTTCAACACATGTGGCTCACATATCTGCATCATTATCCTGTTTTATGGACCTAGAATGTTTACAACCCTTACTCAGTGGTTTGGACACCACATTCCACCTCATATCCACATTTTATTGGCCAATGTCTGCATTCTAGTTCCACCTATGCTGAATCCCATCATTTATGTTATAAAGACCAAACAGATCCTGGATCAGGTGGTTCATGTGTTATTTACAAGGTAG